The following proteins come from a genomic window of Rhodoligotrophos sp. CJ14:
- a CDS encoding SDR family NAD(P)-dependent oxidoreductase, translating to MTDLSDRRAMVTGAGSGIGRACALALAQAGAELIVQDINGDNAMVVASEIEANGGKAEALVCDVADEARLASAIRRIGPVTILVNNAGVAGQNAPLEAIDREAYDRMMNTHVWGAFAATRMVLPGMKEAGWGRIINIASNRGQVGFERSSHYSAAKAALIALAKSWAREFAPYGILVNAIAPGVVRTAMTLSYGEAAVAEEAQLNLLKRWATPEEMAAWVMVLVSSTGDFMTGQLICPNGGDPIVGI from the coding sequence ATGACAGATCTATCAGACAGGCGCGCCATGGTGACCGGCGCCGGAAGCGGCATCGGTAGGGCCTGTGCATTGGCATTGGCGCAAGCCGGGGCCGAACTCATCGTGCAGGACATCAATGGCGACAATGCCATGGTTGTCGCGTCAGAGATCGAGGCAAATGGCGGCAAAGCCGAGGCCCTTGTCTGCGACGTGGCGGATGAGGCCCGGCTTGCGAGCGCAATCCGGCGGATCGGACCGGTCACCATCCTGGTCAACAATGCCGGCGTGGCAGGTCAGAATGCTCCGCTCGAGGCCATCGACCGCGAGGCCTATGACCGAATGATGAACACACATGTCTGGGGTGCCTTTGCGGCAACCCGCATGGTGCTGCCGGGCATGAAGGAGGCCGGCTGGGGGCGTATCATCAATATCGCCTCCAATCGCGGCCAGGTGGGCTTTGAGCGGTCCTCCCATTATAGCGCGGCCAAAGCGGCCTTGATAGCTCTGGCCAAATCCTGGGCCCGCGAGTTCGCGCCGTACGGCATCCTCGTCAATGCCATTGCCCCCGGGGTGGTTCGCACGGCCATGACCCTCTCCTATGGCGAGGCGGCGGTGGCGGAGGAGGCCCAGCTCAACCTCTTGAAGCGCTGGGCAACGCCCGAGGAAATGGCGGCCTGGGTGATGGTGCTCGTAAGCTCGACCGGCGACTTCATGACCGGCCAGTTGATTTGCCCCAATGGCGGCGACCCGATCGTGGGTATCTGA
- a CDS encoding efflux RND transporter permease subunit — translation MNFSEIFIRRPVLATVISLLLLLLGAQGILNLSIREYPEVKDTVITVTTTYPGAGAELMQGFITTPIAQAVSNAEGVDYVTSQSRPSVSTVSVYMRLNTDPDKALTEVISRVQQVRSQLPSESEDPIINKGTGQQFALMYLAFSSPEMSPPQITEFLTRVIQPRLSTIDGVGEAQILGEQTFAMRIWLDPVLLASRDVTAADVVTAIQGANFLSAPGKTQNELVAYAVETATTLQTPEAFGELPLRSKGEDVVRLRDVARVELGAEQTDVKVAFNGEPGVFIGVFASPDANPLDAAKRVRAQLPQIQSELPHGMQANLVYDATKFIDASIEEVFKTIGEAVVIVVVVILLFLGSFRSVIIPVVTIPLSLIGVCFLLYALDYSLNTLTLLAMVLAIGLVVDDAIVVVENIHRHIEEGLKPIPAAIEGMREIFGPVVAMTITLAAVYAPIGFTQGLTGALFREFAFTLAGSVILSGVIAVTLSPMMSSRLLKAHGEHGPGRFQRIVDHVFDGLANRYERLLAGSLKYRPVTLFIVAALLGTSVFLFSKTSSELAPEEDRGAMFALVNVPQYATPDYTAAFLDQFRGMTGNIPEIDTTFHIIGSSGGGGGFAAWTLKPWDERERSQKAIQTEIQGRIDKSAGVQAFVFAPPSLPGTGGGMPIQMVVRSTGNAAEVWEVAEAIKTKAEASGKFIVVQNSLSYTSPRARVEIDRDRAIALGVSARDIGTTLNVLLGEGTVAKFDFDNRAYDIIPQVPKIDRLNPESMGKYYVRATNGTMVPLSALIKIKTIAAPQAIEQFNQLTSATLSALPMPTVTSDEGLATLEQIAREEMPGNFLIDYAGQSRLSKEAGHALAFAFGLAILVIYLVLAAQFESFRDPFIIMMSVPLSIFGALVPLNLGVATLNIYTQVGLITLIGLITKHGILMVEFANELRDRTGMSRQDAIAEAAKVRLRPILMTTAAMVLGVAPLLVASGAGAAARFSIGLVIATGMSIGTLFTLFVVPMFYTYIAAKRRTEGEAQGSEKQPVPAG, via the coding sequence ATGAATTTTTCCGAGATCTTCATCCGCAGACCGGTGCTGGCGACTGTGATCAGCCTGCTGCTGCTGCTGCTCGGCGCCCAGGGCATTCTCAATCTCAGCATCCGTGAGTATCCGGAGGTGAAGGATACGGTCATTACCGTCACGACGACCTATCCGGGCGCCGGTGCGGAACTGATGCAGGGGTTCATCACCACGCCCATCGCACAAGCCGTCTCAAATGCGGAGGGCGTCGATTATGTGACGTCGCAAAGCCGCCCGAGCGTCAGCACGGTCTCCGTCTATATGCGGCTCAACACCGATCCGGACAAAGCGCTCACGGAAGTCATCTCGCGGGTACAGCAGGTCAGGAGCCAGCTTCCATCCGAATCGGAAGATCCGATCATCAACAAGGGCACCGGTCAGCAATTCGCGCTGATGTATCTGGCATTCTCATCGCCGGAGATGTCGCCACCGCAGATCACGGAATTTCTCACGCGGGTGATCCAGCCCCGCCTCTCGACCATCGATGGCGTGGGCGAGGCGCAGATCCTGGGTGAGCAGACCTTTGCCATGCGCATCTGGCTCGACCCGGTCCTGCTCGCCTCGCGCGATGTCACGGCGGCGGACGTGGTCACGGCCATCCAGGGGGCCAACTTTCTCTCCGCCCCGGGCAAAACACAGAACGAGCTCGTCGCCTATGCGGTGGAGACAGCAACCACGCTGCAGACGCCTGAGGCGTTCGGCGAGCTTCCGCTGCGCAGCAAGGGCGAGGATGTGGTGCGGCTGCGCGACGTTGCGCGGGTCGAGCTCGGCGCCGAGCAGACGGATGTGAAGGTCGCCTTCAATGGCGAGCCAGGCGTGTTCATCGGTGTCTTCGCAAGTCCCGATGCCAACCCGCTCGATGCCGCCAAACGGGTGCGCGCCCAGCTCCCGCAGATCCAGTCGGAACTGCCGCATGGCATGCAGGCGAACCTCGTCTATGACGCCACCAAGTTCATCGATGCGTCGATCGAGGAGGTGTTCAAGACGATTGGCGAGGCCGTGGTCATCGTGGTCGTCGTGATCCTCCTGTTCCTCGGCTCATTCCGCTCGGTGATCATTCCAGTGGTCACGATCCCCCTGTCGCTCATCGGCGTGTGCTTCCTGCTCTATGCACTGGACTATTCGCTGAACACGCTAACCCTGCTTGCCATGGTGCTGGCCATCGGGCTTGTGGTGGATGACGCGATCGTGGTGGTCGAGAATATTCATCGCCATATCGAAGAGGGGCTCAAGCCTATTCCGGCCGCGATCGAGGGCATGCGCGAGATTTTCGGCCCGGTGGTGGCGATGACCATCACGCTTGCGGCCGTCTATGCGCCGATCGGCTTCACCCAGGGCCTCACCGGCGCATTGTTCCGCGAGTTTGCCTTCACACTTGCGGGCTCGGTGATCCTATCGGGCGTCATTGCGGTGACATTGTCGCCCATGATGTCCTCGCGCCTGCTCAAGGCCCATGGCGAACACGGGCCCGGGCGGTTCCAGAGGATCGTCGATCATGTTTTCGACGGGCTTGCGAACCGCTATGAACGATTGCTCGCGGGGTCGCTGAAATATCGGCCGGTGACCTTGTTCATTGTAGCGGCTCTGCTGGGCACGTCCGTCTTCCTGTTCAGCAAAACCTCGTCCGAGCTCGCACCGGAAGAAGATCGCGGTGCCATGTTCGCGCTGGTCAACGTGCCGCAATATGCAACCCCGGACTATACTGCGGCCTTCCTCGACCAGTTTCGCGGCATGACTGGAAATATCCCGGAGATCGATACCACCTTCCACATTATCGGAAGCAGTGGAGGTGGTGGGGGCTTTGCCGCATGGACGCTCAAGCCGTGGGATGAGCGCGAGCGCAGCCAGAAGGCGATCCAGACGGAGATCCAGGGGCGGATCGACAAGAGCGCCGGCGTGCAGGCCTTCGTGTTCGCGCCGCCCTCGCTCCCCGGCACCGGTGGTGGCATGCCCATACAGATGGTGGTGCGCTCGACCGGGAATGCCGCCGAGGTCTGGGAGGTGGCCGAGGCTATCAAGACCAAAGCCGAGGCCTCGGGCAAGTTCATCGTCGTGCAGAACTCACTGTCCTACACCTCGCCCCGGGCACGGGTCGAAATCGACCGCGACCGCGCGATCGCGCTTGGCGTCTCAGCGCGAGATATCGGCACCACGCTCAATGTGTTGCTCGGCGAGGGAACGGTGGCCAAGTTCGACTTTGACAATCGGGCGTATGACATCATCCCGCAGGTGCCAAAGATCGACCGGCTCAACCCTGAGAGCATGGGCAAGTATTACGTGCGGGCGACGAATGGGACCATGGTGCCGCTCTCGGCGCTGATCAAGATCAAGACCATCGCCGCGCCCCAGGCCATCGAACAGTTCAATCAGCTGACATCGGCCACATTGTCGGCGCTGCCAATGCCGACCGTGACGAGTGACGAAGGGCTTGCAACGCTCGAGCAAATCGCGCGGGAGGAAATGCCGGGGAATTTCCTGATCGATTATGCCGGCCAGTCCCGCTTGTCGAAGGAGGCGGGGCATGCGCTCGCTTTCGCATTCGGGCTCGCCATTCTGGTGATCTATCTCGTGCTTGCCGCGCAGTTCGAAAGCTTTCGCGATCCGTTCATCATCATGATGTCGGTGCCGCTGTCGATCTTCGGCGCATTGGTGCCGCTCAACCTCGGTGTGGCAACCCTCAACATCTATACGCAGGTCGGTCTCATCACGCTGATCGGGCTGATCACCAAGCACGGCATTCTGATGGTGGAATTCGCCAATGAGCTGCGCGACAGGACCGGCATGTCGCGGCAGGATGCAATTGCCGAAGCCGCGAAGGTGCGCCTGCGGCCGATCCTCATGACCACTGCCGCCATGGTGCTTGGGGTCGCGCCGCTGCTGGTTGCGAGTGGCGCGGGTGCGGCTGCCCGCTTCTCCATCGGCCTCGTGATTGCGACAGGCATGTCGATCGGCACCCTCTTCACCCTCTTCGTGGTGCCGATGTTCTATACTTACATCGCGGCCAAGCGGCGGACCGAAGGTGAGGCTCAGGGATCGGAAAAGCAGCCCGTGCCCGCCGGCTGA
- a CDS encoding dimethylarginine dimethylaminohydrolase family protein, whose product MSAMTENEWRYNQLIQLFPSVPEPPFENPDEQKSVWGRAWGCTNDVGRLRVVLMHRPGEEVNVVDTAKRLENGAFGDVEAGWYWRGNEGPDLATMQAQHDAYVAALRAEGVEVVFMDRAEPGRMKTVYTRDSVIGIGGGAIVTRMGPRIRRGEELSATRTLAQLGCPILRTISGNAIMEGGSFAWIDSKTAVVGLSSRVNEEGARQVEEVLRSQGVTLLRVQLTGYRLHIDGTFMMLAPDLALVNPSIVPYWFLQELKARRIHVIELHHTDNPWIINSLAVAPARVIVPDGMSDYTLENMNRHGVELITVPFDKVCAGGGGLHCSTAPLIRDDL is encoded by the coding sequence ATGTCTGCAATGACCGAAAACGAATGGCGCTACAATCAGCTGATCCAGCTGTTTCCCTCGGTCCCCGAGCCGCCTTTCGAGAACCCCGATGAACAGAAGAGCGTTTGGGGTCGGGCCTGGGGCTGCACCAATGATGTGGGCAGGCTACGCGTCGTGCTCATGCATCGGCCGGGCGAAGAGGTGAATGTGGTCGACACGGCCAAGCGCCTCGAGAATGGCGCCTTCGGCGATGTCGAAGCCGGTTGGTACTGGCGTGGCAATGAAGGCCCGGACCTCGCGACCATGCAGGCCCAGCATGATGCCTATGTGGCGGCACTGCGCGCCGAGGGCGTGGAGGTCGTGTTCATGGATCGCGCCGAGCCGGGCCGCATGAAGACCGTCTACACCCGCGACAGTGTCATCGGCATTGGCGGCGGAGCGATCGTGACCCGCATGGGACCGCGGATCCGGCGTGGCGAGGAGCTCTCGGCAACCCGCACCCTTGCCCAGCTCGGCTGCCCCATCCTGCGCACCATCTCCGGCAATGCCATCATGGAAGGCGGCAGCTTCGCCTGGATCGACAGCAAGACCGCCGTGGTGGGATTGTCTTCTCGCGTCAACGAGGAGGGCGCCCGGCAGGTGGAGGAGGTCTTGCGCTCGCAAGGCGTGACCTTGCTGCGCGTTCAGCTTACGGGCTACCGCCTGCATATCGATGGCACCTTCATGATGCTCGCGCCTGACCTTGCGCTGGTGAATCCGAGCATCGTGCCCTACTGGTTCCTGCAGGAGCTGAAGGCTCGGCGCATCCACGTCATCGAGCTCCACCACACCGACAACCCTTGGATCATCAACAGCCTGGCGGTCGCACCGGCCCGCGTGATCGTGCCCGACGGCATGTCGGACTACACCCTCGAAAACATGAACCGTCATGGGGTGGAGCTGATCACGGTGCCCTTCGACAAGGTCTGTGCTGGGGGCGGCGGGCTTCACTGCTCGACGGCACCGCTCATCCGCGACGACCTGTGA
- a CDS encoding endonuclease/exonuclease/phosphatase family protein — MSIRVLTYNVNDLPWPLRKDARKELAYIGKDLARRLADGSGPDVVFLQEAFTSRSDRLIENAGYPFVAKGPGRRKTHGKRGDEPADGKIRMRSDGLSTGSRHYVNSGLYVLSRYPIEIKDTEVFGDSCSGNDCLANKSVMHVRVALPAPFKPLDLVTTHMDSNIRTEASEKQRLRAHKGQTDVIAAFLDEVVRPRAAIFAGDMNIRRPPERYNYLIEKTGAVDAGRLCFESQPKCVLGPIASKEQIWSFTNDHQMIIPGNNYTITPVYMTRNYDEKPNGRELSDHLGFEAVYWLTPKR, encoded by the coding sequence ATGTCGATCCGAGTACTGACCTATAATGTCAATGACCTGCCGTGGCCATTGCGGAAGGATGCCCGCAAGGAACTCGCGTATATCGGCAAGGATCTCGCCCGACGGCTTGCGGATGGCAGCGGCCCGGATGTGGTGTTCCTCCAGGAGGCCTTTACCTCGCGCAGCGACCGGCTGATCGAGAATGCAGGCTATCCCTTCGTGGCGAAAGGACCGGGGCGGCGGAAGACCCATGGCAAGAGGGGAGATGAGCCTGCTGACGGCAAGATCCGCATGCGGTCTGACGGTCTCAGCACCGGCTCGCGGCATTATGTGAATAGCGGTCTCTACGTGCTCAGCCGATATCCGATCGAGATAAAGGATACAGAGGTCTTCGGCGATAGCTGCTCGGGGAATGACTGTTTGGCCAACAAGTCAGTCATGCATGTGCGAGTGGCCCTACCCGCACCGTTCAAGCCGCTCGATCTGGTAACCACGCACATGGATTCCAATATCCGCACCGAGGCATCAGAGAAGCAGCGGCTTCGGGCGCATAAGGGACAGACGGATGTGATCGCCGCATTTCTCGACGAGGTGGTGCGTCCGCGCGCCGCCATCTTCGCGGGCGACATGAATATCCGCCGGCCGCCGGAGCGCTACAATTATCTCATCGAGAAAACCGGTGCCGTCGATGCGGGGCGCCTTTGCTTCGAGAGCCAGCCGAAATGCGTGCTCGGGCCGATCGCCAGCAAGGAGCAGATCTGGAGCTTCACCAATGATCATCAGATGATCATTCCAGGCAATAACTACACGATCACGCCGGTTTACATGACGCGCAATTATGACGAGAAGCCGAACGGGCGCGAACTCTCGGATCATCTCGGCTTCGAGGCCGTGTATTGGCTCACGCCGAAACGCTAA
- a CDS encoding AI-2E family transporter — MTRPTAYEIASWVIAPIVLLAALVLHLVGALLAGLLVYTIVHAAAPRLKAIGVEHRPGKIVVLLLVFVVTIFLVGLAGFALGHFLMSGSNGLPQLMQKMADTIGTARLHLPEGLRPYLPETAEQIEGSISRWLRSNAGLLQRWGEDFGRVLLRILFGMIIGGFIAVSEVVTPVDHRPLASALLDRAALFTRAFRRVVFAQIRISAINTILTGIYLAVVLPLFGIHLPLLKTIIAVTFLAGLLPVIGNLISNTVIVIVSLSLSLYVALASLAFLVIIHKLEYLLNAKIIGGHIHARVWEVLLAMLVMEAAFGVPGLVAAPIYYAYIKDELVERELI; from the coding sequence ATGACCAGACCGACCGCCTATGAAATTGCCTCCTGGGTCATTGCGCCCATTGTGCTTCTGGCGGCCTTGGTCCTGCACCTGGTCGGCGCGCTCTTGGCTGGTCTGCTGGTTTATACGATCGTCCATGCGGCCGCACCGCGTTTGAAAGCCATCGGTGTCGAGCACCGCCCGGGCAAGATCGTCGTCCTGTTGCTCGTCTTCGTTGTGACCATATTTCTCGTAGGCCTGGCAGGCTTCGCGCTCGGGCATTTCCTCATGAGTGGCTCCAATGGCCTTCCCCAGCTCATGCAGAAGATGGCCGATACGATCGGGACCGCGCGGCTGCATCTGCCGGAAGGGTTGCGGCCCTACCTGCCGGAAACGGCTGAGCAGATCGAGGGGTCGATCTCCCGATGGTTGCGCAGCAATGCTGGTTTGCTGCAGCGCTGGGGCGAGGATTTCGGCCGCGTGCTCTTGCGCATCCTGTTCGGGATGATCATCGGCGGCTTCATCGCGGTGAGCGAGGTCGTAACCCCGGTCGACCATCGGCCTTTGGCCAGCGCCTTGCTGGACCGTGCCGCCCTGTTCACCCGGGCATTCCGGCGCGTCGTCTTCGCGCAGATCCGAATTTCGGCGATCAACACGATCCTCACCGGCATCTATCTCGCCGTTGTGCTACCGCTTTTCGGCATCCACCTGCCGCTGCTCAAGACGATCATCGCCGTAACTTTTCTGGCCGGTCTGCTGCCAGTGATCGGCAATCTCATTTCGAACACGGTCATTGTGATCGTCTCGCTGAGCCTGTCGCTATACGTGGCGCTCGCCTCGCTCGCCTTTCTCGTGATCATCCACAAGCTGGAATACCTCCTGAACGCGAAGATCATCGGCGGTCATATCCATGCCCGCGTCTGGGAAGTGCTCCTGGCCATGCTGGTCATGGAGGCAGCCTTCGGCGTCCCAGGCCTTGTAGCCGCCCCCATCTACTACGCTTACATCAAGGACGAATTGGTCGAACGCGAGCTGATCTGA
- a CDS encoding arginase family protein, with protein sequence MTDDIFESRSQEMQNWYWWGIPTFFKCPWNADPAASDIALVGVPHSSGNGSTERDQHLGPRAVRHVSGRFRRAHEAYGFRPWDEFRINDLGDVPLPEAMVNDVSVVHIEEYYQRLNVAGARPVSIGGDHGITGPILKAMGGSNSRATAGRKLALVHFDAHRDDYEFMGHWLGNRRSAAHWAAYSVTEGHVDPSRSIQLGMRGNPLKPLEGSVKSEIGYEVLPADHLFAQGIQRTIEQVRARVQDQPIYITFDLDVLDPADAPAASNLEAGYRGLRAYEAIEILRGLRGLNVVGADIVCYIPTKDSPNQITGLTASVVMFELISLIGEHLRSSR encoded by the coding sequence ATGACAGACGATATTTTCGAAAGTCGCTCCCAGGAGATGCAGAACTGGTATTGGTGGGGCATACCCACCTTCTTCAAATGCCCCTGGAATGCTGATCCCGCTGCATCCGACATCGCTCTGGTGGGGGTTCCCCATTCCTCCGGCAACGGCTCGACCGAGCGCGACCAGCATCTGGGGCCACGGGCGGTGCGCCATGTCTCCGGTCGCTTCCGGCGCGCGCACGAGGCTTATGGCTTCCGGCCATGGGATGAGTTCCGCATCAATGACTTAGGCGATGTGCCGCTGCCCGAGGCCATGGTCAATGACGTCAGCGTCGTGCATATCGAGGAATATTATCAGCGCCTGAACGTGGCGGGCGCGCGCCCGGTCTCGATCGGTGGTGATCATGGCATCACCGGCCCGATCCTGAAGGCCATGGGCGGTTCCAACAGCCGGGCGACCGCCGGTCGCAAGTTGGCGCTTGTGCATTTCGATGCCCATCGCGACGACTATGAGTTCATGGGCCACTGGCTTGGCAATCGGCGCTCCGCGGCCCATTGGGCAGCCTATTCGGTCACCGAGGGTCATGTTGATCCATCCCGCTCGATCCAGCTCGGCATGCGCGGCAATCCGCTCAAGCCGCTGGAAGGTTCCGTCAAGAGCGAGATCGGCTACGAGGTTCTGCCGGCGGACCATCTCTTTGCGCAAGGCATCCAGCGCACGATCGAGCAGGTCCGCGCCCGTGTGCAGGATCAGCCCATCTACATCACCTTTGATCTCGATGTGCTCGACCCGGCCGATGCACCGGCAGCCTCGAACCTGGAGGCCGGCTATCGCGGCTTGCGGGCCTACGAGGCAATCGAGATCCTGAGGGGTTTGCGTGGGCTGAACGTCGTGGGTGCCGATATCGTCTGCTATATCCCGACCAAAGACAGCCCCAATCAGATCACCGGGCTCACGGCCAGTGTGGTGATGTTCGAGCTGATCAGCCTCATCGGTGAGCACCTGCGCAGCAGCCGCTGA
- a CDS encoding TetR/AcrR family transcriptional regulator, translated as MLNRTQKRPRGRPSSKTVILDAAAAVVSEVGANHLTLDAVAERAGVSKGGLLYNYPTKEALLHAMVERFIQECVERRETLAEELGGDARGNLKALLLSRGESTETERKTAHGMLAAVAENPRMLDPAREAQGEVMNILRNAKDPLAATVAWLAVEGLAFLDLIDLCPFSEEERKQILARALELADL; from the coding sequence ATGTTGAACCGCACGCAAAAGCGGCCGCGTGGGCGACCGAGCTCGAAGACCGTGATCCTGGATGCTGCGGCAGCCGTGGTATCCGAGGTTGGCGCGAACCACCTGACCCTTGATGCGGTGGCGGAACGGGCTGGCGTCAGCAAGGGCGGCCTGCTTTACAACTACCCCACGAAGGAGGCTCTGCTCCACGCCATGGTGGAGCGGTTCATCCAGGAATGCGTGGAGCGTCGTGAGACACTGGCTGAGGAGCTCGGCGGCGATGCCCGTGGCAATCTGAAAGCCTTGCTCCTGTCCCGAGGTGAGAGCACGGAAACTGAACGCAAGACCGCGCATGGCATGCTGGCTGCTGTCGCCGAGAACCCGCGCATGCTGGACCCCGCCCGCGAAGCGCAAGGTGAGGTCATGAACATATTGCGCAATGCGAAGGACCCGCTCGCCGCAACGGTAGCCTGGCTCGCGGTTGAGGGACTGGCCTTTCTCGATCTGATCGACCTCTGCCCCTTCAGCGAAGAAGAACGTAAGCAGATTCTCGCGCGCGCCTTGGAGTTGGCGGACTTGTAA
- a CDS encoding efflux RND transporter periplasmic adaptor subunit, producing MIKRFLIAGLLVVLVCGGLVGFNLFRDKKIAEFFANMPVKTVTVSATTVAPRDWHPTIDAIGSAKAAQGVDLAFETTGVVEAIKFKSNDRVKAGQVLVQLDDNVEQAQIPGAQSAVETAEAQFKRLSALRKSGVATQKDFDTAERELNAARSELERLQALIDQKSLKAPFSGVIGIPQIDLGAYVQPGATVATLQDLDRMYVDFTVPEQRASEVTLGQAVRFGPDVNSLDHKAKIIGINPKIDTESRLISVRAEADNRDGKLIPGQFLQVRVELKTQPDTIVLPQTALVTSLYGDYVYVLEKTSANGKAPANGEGQPEVSEAERGGSLAAQAAENDTPPPQQQAEQTYKATQVFVKPGRRVNGLVEITSGLKAGQMVVTSGQNKLHSGSIVTINNSVDPAQIARTE from the coding sequence ATGATCAAGCGCTTTCTTATTGCCGGACTGCTCGTGGTTCTCGTTTGCGGGGGCCTCGTCGGCTTCAACCTGTTCCGCGACAAGAAGATCGCCGAATTCTTTGCCAATATGCCGGTGAAGACCGTCACGGTCTCGGCCACGACGGTCGCTCCTCGGGACTGGCATCCCACCATTGATGCGATCGGCTCCGCCAAGGCCGCGCAGGGTGTGGATCTGGCCTTCGAGACGACGGGCGTCGTCGAGGCGATCAAGTTCAAATCCAACGACCGGGTGAAAGCCGGCCAGGTGCTGGTGCAGCTCGATGATAATGTCGAGCAGGCGCAGATCCCCGGCGCACAATCCGCGGTCGAGACCGCTGAGGCGCAGTTCAAGCGGTTGAGTGCGCTGCGCAAAAGCGGCGTTGCGACCCAGAAGGATTTCGATACGGCCGAACGCGAACTCAATGCGGCCCGCTCGGAGCTCGAACGCCTGCAGGCCCTGATCGACCAGAAGTCTCTCAAGGCGCCGTTCAGCGGCGTGATCGGCATTCCGCAGATTGATCTCGGGGCGTATGTGCAGCCGGGTGCAACAGTGGCGACGCTGCAGGATCTCGATCGGATGTATGTGGATTTCACGGTGCCCGAGCAGCGTGCCAGCGAAGTCACGCTCGGCCAAGCCGTGCGTTTCGGCCCGGATGTCAATTCCCTGGACCACAAAGCCAAGATCATCGGCATCAATCCCAAGATCGACACCGAGAGCCGCCTGATTTCCGTGCGAGCGGAGGCGGATAACCGCGATGGCAAGCTGATCCCGGGACAGTTCCTGCAGGTGCGGGTCGAGCTTAAGACACAGCCCGACACGATCGTGTTGCCGCAAACCGCGCTCGTGACGAGCCTTTATGGCGATTATGTCTATGTGCTGGAAAAGACCAGCGCCAATGGCAAGGCGCCGGCCAATGGCGAGGGGCAGCCGGAGGTGAGCGAGGCCGAGCGGGGCGGCTCTCTTGCCGCACAGGCTGCTGAAAATGACACGCCTCCTCCTCAGCAGCAGGCCGAGCAAACCTACAAGGCCACGCAGGTTTTCGTTAAGCCGGGGCGCCGCGTCAACGGACTGGTCGAGATCACGTCAGGTCTGAAGGCGGGGCAGATGGTGGTCACCTCGGGCCAGAACAAGCTGCATAGCGGTTCCATCGTCACCATCAACAACAGCGTCGATCCGGCGCAGATCGCCCGGACGGAATAA